A genomic window from Scophthalmus maximus strain ysfricsl-2021 chromosome 17, ASM2237912v1, whole genome shotgun sequence includes:
- the LOC118289404 gene encoding plexin domain-containing protein 1 isoform X1, whose amino-acid sequence MLLPEMWSGLVMLFLCLPRTELAEVLDQEQTGYRSSATSHQRHPRRVQRSPSGHAVMSRAVLGGGLTIDTLPDNMTRVVEDSGKYYTWRSFGPEDQRTRELWVDMSDVRHGQVRVHGILSNSYKQAVRVALSFDFPFYGHHLRQITIATGGFIFTGDITHRMLTTTQYIAPLMANFDPSYSKESTVQYLDNGEVFVVQWEGVRLPGRESAGAFTFQAALYKTGTITFSYRDIPLSLDVIGSAEHPVKVGLSDAFMVTSPEAQRRTIYEYHRVTMDKTKITNYSAVEFTALPTCLQHDSCERCLSSNQTSGCSWCHVLQRCSDGMDRHRQEWLDYACSEESKDAACEDYTRPDSSTGSSVTPEVEGVTFFTPPQKGCKSDDDSKQHILKTSNDVKTDSSTQGEGFANTGAIAGIAAALVLLLALILVALYINWHPTVASPLYLIQRKNYWPSLKFQKKQPGYTEVEGDGHDKDSIVEAGPH is encoded by the exons GTTATCGGTCCAGCGCGACCTCACATCAGCGTCACCCCCGCAGAGTTCAGAGGTCACCGTCGGGCCATGCCGTGATGAGCAGGGCGGTCCTGGGTGGAGGACTAACCATTGACACCCTGCCAGACAACATGACACGCGTAGTG GAGGACTCTGGGAAATATTACACATGGCGTAGCTTTGGCCCCGAGGACCAGCGCACACGGGAACTATGGGTAGACATGAGCGACGTCCGGCACGGCCAAGTCAGAGTCCACGGCATTCTGTCGAATTCTTACAAACAGGCTGTG AGGGTCGCCCTGTCGTTCGACTTCCCCTTTTACGGACATCACCTGAGGCAGATTACCATAGCAACAGGAG GGTTTATCTTCACAGGGGACATTACCCATCGCATGTTGACCACGACGCAGTATATTGCCCCTCTAATGGCGAACTTTGACCCCAGCTATTCCAAAGAATCCACCGTGCAATACCTAGACAATG gtgagGTGTTTGTGGTCCAGTGGGAGGGGGTGAGACTCCCCGGTAGAGAGTCGGCGGGGGCCTTCACTTTTCAGGCCGCGCTGTACAAAACAGGAACCATCACGTTCAGCTACAGAGAC ATACCATTGTCGTTAGATGTGATCGGTTCAGCTGAGCATCCGGTGAAGGTCGGTCTGTCTGATGCCTTCATGGTCACGTCACCAG AGGCCCAACGGCGGACGATTTACGAGTACCACAGGGTCACGATGGACAAGACAAAGATCACAAACTACTCTGCTGTTGAGTTCACTGCACTGCCTA CCTGCCTGCAGCACGACAGCTGCGAGCGCTGCCTCTCATCCAACCAAACCTCGGGTTGTAGTTGGTGTCACGTGCTCCAGAG GTGTTCAGATGGCATGgatagacacagacaggagTGGCTGGACTACGCCTGTTCAGAGGAG AGCAAAGATGCAGCCTGCGAGGATTACACCAGGCCCGACAGCTCCACCGGTTCCTCTGTCACACCGGAGGTGGAGGGTGTGACCTTTTTCACTCCTCCACAAAAGGGCTGTAAAAGTGACG ATGACTCCAAACAGCACATATTGAAGACGAGCAATG ACGTGAAGACAGATTCTTCAACCCAGGGCGAAGGGTTTGCGAACACAGGAGCGATCGCCGGAATAGCAGCTGCTCTTGTGTTGCTCTTGGCCCTGATACTCGTCGCTCTTTACATCAACTGGCATCCCACTGTTGCATCACCACTTTACCTCATTCAG cgCAAGAACTACTGGCCTTCCTTGAAGTTTCAGAAGAAGCAGCCTGGTTACACAGAGGTGGAAGGAGACGGACATGACAAAGACAGCATTGTTGAAGCAGGGCCACATTGA
- the LOC118289404 gene encoding plexin domain-containing protein 1 isoform X3, translating to MLLPEMWSGLVMLFLCLPRTELAEVLDQEQTGYRSSATSHQRHPRRVQRSPSGHAVMSRAVLGGGLTIDTLPDNMTRVVEDSGKYYTWRSFGPEDQRTRELWVDMSDVRHGQVRVHGILSNSYKQAVRVALSFDFPFYGHHLRQITIATGGFIFTGDITHRMLTTTQYIAPLMANFDPSYSKESTVQYLDNGEVFVVQWEGVRLPGRESAGAFTFQAALYKTGTITFSYRDIPLSLDVIGSAEHPVKVGLSDAFMVTSPEAQRRTIYEYHRVTMDKTKITNYSAVEFTALPTCLQHDSCERCLSSNQTSGCSWCHVLQRCSDGMDRHRQEWLDYACSEESKDAACEDYTRPDSSTGSSVTPEVEGVTFFTPPQKGCKSDDDSKQHILKTSNVRLHL from the exons GTTATCGGTCCAGCGCGACCTCACATCAGCGTCACCCCCGCAGAGTTCAGAGGTCACCGTCGGGCCATGCCGTGATGAGCAGGGCGGTCCTGGGTGGAGGACTAACCATTGACACCCTGCCAGACAACATGACACGCGTAGTG GAGGACTCTGGGAAATATTACACATGGCGTAGCTTTGGCCCCGAGGACCAGCGCACACGGGAACTATGGGTAGACATGAGCGACGTCCGGCACGGCCAAGTCAGAGTCCACGGCATTCTGTCGAATTCTTACAAACAGGCTGTG AGGGTCGCCCTGTCGTTCGACTTCCCCTTTTACGGACATCACCTGAGGCAGATTACCATAGCAACAGGAG GGTTTATCTTCACAGGGGACATTACCCATCGCATGTTGACCACGACGCAGTATATTGCCCCTCTAATGGCGAACTTTGACCCCAGCTATTCCAAAGAATCCACCGTGCAATACCTAGACAATG gtgagGTGTTTGTGGTCCAGTGGGAGGGGGTGAGACTCCCCGGTAGAGAGTCGGCGGGGGCCTTCACTTTTCAGGCCGCGCTGTACAAAACAGGAACCATCACGTTCAGCTACAGAGAC ATACCATTGTCGTTAGATGTGATCGGTTCAGCTGAGCATCCGGTGAAGGTCGGTCTGTCTGATGCCTTCATGGTCACGTCACCAG AGGCCCAACGGCGGACGATTTACGAGTACCACAGGGTCACGATGGACAAGACAAAGATCACAAACTACTCTGCTGTTGAGTTCACTGCACTGCCTA CCTGCCTGCAGCACGACAGCTGCGAGCGCTGCCTCTCATCCAACCAAACCTCGGGTTGTAGTTGGTGTCACGTGCTCCAGAG GTGTTCAGATGGCATGgatagacacagacaggagTGGCTGGACTACGCCTGTTCAGAGGAG AGCAAAGATGCAGCCTGCGAGGATTACACCAGGCCCGACAGCTCCACCGGTTCCTCTGTCACACCGGAGGTGGAGGGTGTGACCTTTTTCACTCCTCCACAAAAGGGCTGTAAAAGTGACG ATGACTCCAAACAGCACATATTGAAGACGAGCAATG tgcgTCTCCATCTTTGA
- the LOC118289404 gene encoding plexin domain-containing protein 1 isoform X2 has translation MSRAVLGGGLTIDTLPDNMTRVVEDSGKYYTWRSFGPEDQRTRELWVDMSDVRHGQVRVHGILSNSYKQAVRVALSFDFPFYGHHLRQITIATGGFIFTGDITHRMLTTTQYIAPLMANFDPSYSKESTVQYLDNGEVFVVQWEGVRLPGRESAGAFTFQAALYKTGTITFSYRDIPLSLDVIGSAEHPVKVGLSDAFMVTSPEAQRRTIYEYHRVTMDKTKITNYSAVEFTALPTCLQHDSCERCLSSNQTSGCSWCHVLQRCSDGMDRHRQEWLDYACSEESKDAACEDYTRPDSSTGSSVTPEVEGVTFFTPPQKGCKSDDDSKQHILKTSNDVKTDSSTQGEGFANTGAIAGIAAALVLLLALILVALYINWHPTVASPLYLIQRKNYWPSLKFQKKQPGYTEVEGDGHDKDSIVEAGPH, from the exons ATGAGCAGGGCGGTCCTGGGTGGAGGACTAACCATTGACACCCTGCCAGACAACATGACACGCGTAGTG GAGGACTCTGGGAAATATTACACATGGCGTAGCTTTGGCCCCGAGGACCAGCGCACACGGGAACTATGGGTAGACATGAGCGACGTCCGGCACGGCCAAGTCAGAGTCCACGGCATTCTGTCGAATTCTTACAAACAGGCTGTG AGGGTCGCCCTGTCGTTCGACTTCCCCTTTTACGGACATCACCTGAGGCAGATTACCATAGCAACAGGAG GGTTTATCTTCACAGGGGACATTACCCATCGCATGTTGACCACGACGCAGTATATTGCCCCTCTAATGGCGAACTTTGACCCCAGCTATTCCAAAGAATCCACCGTGCAATACCTAGACAATG gtgagGTGTTTGTGGTCCAGTGGGAGGGGGTGAGACTCCCCGGTAGAGAGTCGGCGGGGGCCTTCACTTTTCAGGCCGCGCTGTACAAAACAGGAACCATCACGTTCAGCTACAGAGAC ATACCATTGTCGTTAGATGTGATCGGTTCAGCTGAGCATCCGGTGAAGGTCGGTCTGTCTGATGCCTTCATGGTCACGTCACCAG AGGCCCAACGGCGGACGATTTACGAGTACCACAGGGTCACGATGGACAAGACAAAGATCACAAACTACTCTGCTGTTGAGTTCACTGCACTGCCTA CCTGCCTGCAGCACGACAGCTGCGAGCGCTGCCTCTCATCCAACCAAACCTCGGGTTGTAGTTGGTGTCACGTGCTCCAGAG GTGTTCAGATGGCATGgatagacacagacaggagTGGCTGGACTACGCCTGTTCAGAGGAG AGCAAAGATGCAGCCTGCGAGGATTACACCAGGCCCGACAGCTCCACCGGTTCCTCTGTCACACCGGAGGTGGAGGGTGTGACCTTTTTCACTCCTCCACAAAAGGGCTGTAAAAGTGACG ATGACTCCAAACAGCACATATTGAAGACGAGCAATG ACGTGAAGACAGATTCTTCAACCCAGGGCGAAGGGTTTGCGAACACAGGAGCGATCGCCGGAATAGCAGCTGCTCTTGTGTTGCTCTTGGCCCTGATACTCGTCGCTCTTTACATCAACTGGCATCCCACTGTTGCATCACCACTTTACCTCATTCAG cgCAAGAACTACTGGCCTTCCTTGAAGTTTCAGAAGAAGCAGCCTGGTTACACAGAGGTGGAAGGAGACGGACATGACAAAGACAGCATTGTTGAAGCAGGGCCACATTGA